A genomic stretch from Desulfohalobium retbaense DSM 5692 includes:
- a CDS encoding murein transglycosylase A gives MRPAKWYEHRVLRWMAVGIWCCALSLVLSGCRGPVPEPPLQKGYVAVSRDEAAALSRQAVQYLLAATTEEELATATRRSLAYVRTRPPRAMALETSNLRVTWHRLQRSLELFLELLPRIARQPELLARHFEWYALRPGPLFTGYYEPELQAALDKRPGYETPLYRRPEDLQQVDLGRFHPRWDGQTLRYRVVNGSIAPYFDRQAIESQDALSGRGLELAWAKDPVDVFFLQIQGSGRLRLPDGRIQHVRYAGANGRPYVSLGRVLIEKGLLDSGNVSMQSIRRFLNAHPERRQSLLNTNPSYVFFEKAADGPYGAMGRRLTPFVSLATDRSVLPLGGLTVWNADLPAAQSNSTVPFTSLGLTQDVGGAITGHHFDLYCGSGDQAGALAGRLKDRGRIFFLLATNATQPDVKE, from the coding sequence ATGCGTCCTGCGAAATGGTATGAACACCGCGTACTGCGGTGGATGGCTGTGGGGATCTGGTGTTGTGCTTTGAGTCTGGTCCTGAGCGGGTGTCGCGGGCCGGTCCCTGAGCCTCCCCTGCAAAAGGGGTATGTCGCCGTTTCCCGGGATGAGGCTGCGGCCCTGAGCCGGCAGGCGGTACAGTACTTATTGGCGGCGACCACCGAGGAAGAACTGGCCACAGCAACACGCCGGAGTTTGGCCTATGTCCGGACCCGGCCGCCCCGGGCCATGGCTCTGGAGACCTCCAACCTGCGCGTGACCTGGCACCGCCTGCAGCGCTCTTTGGAGCTTTTTCTGGAGCTGCTGCCGCGCATCGCGCGGCAGCCAGAGCTCCTGGCCCGCCATTTCGAGTGGTACGCCCTGCGCCCGGGGCCGCTGTTCACCGGCTATTACGAACCGGAATTGCAGGCGGCCCTGGACAAGCGTCCCGGTTACGAAACCCCGCTTTACCGCCGTCCCGAGGATCTGCAACAGGTGGACCTGGGGCGCTTCCATCCGCGCTGGGACGGGCAAACCTTGCGATACCGAGTGGTCAACGGAAGCATCGCGCCCTATTTTGACCGCCAGGCGATCGAGAGCCAGGACGCGTTGTCCGGACGGGGGCTGGAACTGGCCTGGGCCAAAGATCCTGTGGACGTCTTTTTTCTTCAGATTCAGGGATCCGGACGGCTGCGTCTGCCCGACGGTCGCATCCAGCATGTGCGCTACGCCGGAGCCAACGGCCGCCCCTACGTCTCCCTGGGGCGGGTCCTGATCGAAAAGGGGCTGCTGGATTCCGGAAACGTCAGCATGCAGTCCATCCGGCGGTTTTTGAATGCCCATCCGGAGAGACGGCAGTCTCTTTTGAACACCAACCCGAGCTATGTCTTTTTTGAGAAGGCCGCGGACGGGCCGTATGGGGCCATGGGCAGACGGTTGACCCCCTTTGTCAGCCTGGCCACGGATCGGTCCGTTTTGCCCCTGGGAGGGCTGACCGTCTGGAATGCGGACTTGCCAGCTGCTCAGTCGAACAGTACAGTCCCCTTCACCTCATTGGGACTGACCCAGGATGTGGGCGGAGCAATCACCGGCCACCATTTCGATCTGTATTGCGGCAGCGGGGATCAAGCCGGCGCTTTGGCCGGCCGGCTCAAGGACCGCGGCCGCATCTTCTTTTTACTCGCCACCAACGCCACGCAACCGGATGTGAAGGAGTAG
- the gatB gene encoding Asp-tRNA(Asn)/Glu-tRNA(Gln) amidotransferase subunit GatB yields MSAYEPVIGLEVHAQLKTASKIFCSCSTAFGREPNSNTCPVCTGMPGVLPVLNKRAVEFGAKMALAVECRVNPRSIFARKNYFYPDLPKGYQISQYEEPLAEFGRLSISMGEAIKEVGITRIHMEEDAGKSLHGTGDRTSYVDLNRTGVPLLEIVSEPDMRSPEEAVAYLKALRAILVYLDICDGNMEEGSFRCDANISLRPQGQEAFGTRTELKNLNSFRHVQRALEYEIARQEDILDDGDAVVQETRLFDVDKGVTRSMRGKEEAHDYRYFPDPDLVPLCLDESWLTTWGAELPELPEAKRRRFLDDYELSLDDAQTLTGERELAEYFEAVVAAGASAKAAANWMLTEMLREIREAGLAPGEVCFRPEQLAALLDLIEKQTISRKIAKDIYPEIFREGLDPEQYVQDKGLVQISDTSALEAVVQEVIDENPAEVEAYQGGKKKLVGFFVGQVMRKTQGQANPKLVNELLAKRLDS; encoded by the coding sequence ATGTCCGCGTACGAGCCCGTTATTGGGCTGGAAGTCCACGCCCAGCTCAAGACCGCCTCGAAGATATTTTGTTCCTGTTCCACTGCCTTTGGAAGGGAGCCGAACAGCAACACCTGCCCCGTGTGTACCGGGATGCCCGGCGTCCTGCCAGTGCTGAACAAGCGCGCCGTTGAATTCGGAGCCAAGATGGCCCTGGCAGTGGAATGCCGGGTGAATCCGCGTTCCATATTTGCACGAAAAAATTATTTTTATCCCGATCTGCCGAAAGGGTACCAAATATCGCAGTACGAAGAGCCGCTGGCGGAATTCGGCCGGTTGTCCATTTCCATGGGCGAGGCGATCAAAGAGGTGGGCATCACCCGCATCCATATGGAGGAGGATGCCGGTAAATCCCTGCACGGCACCGGGGACAGGACAAGCTATGTGGATCTCAACCGTACGGGGGTGCCGCTTCTGGAAATCGTGAGCGAACCCGATATGCGCTCTCCGGAAGAGGCGGTGGCGTATCTGAAGGCGTTACGAGCCATCCTGGTCTATCTTGATATTTGTGATGGGAACATGGAAGAGGGGAGCTTTCGCTGCGACGCCAATATCTCTTTGCGGCCGCAGGGACAGGAAGCGTTCGGCACCCGGACCGAACTGAAGAATCTGAATTCGTTCCGTCATGTGCAACGGGCCTTGGAATACGAGATCGCCCGCCAGGAAGATATCCTTGACGATGGCGATGCCGTGGTCCAGGAAACCCGGCTGTTTGATGTCGACAAAGGCGTGACCCGGAGTATGCGGGGCAAGGAAGAAGCCCATGATTACCGGTATTTCCCGGACCCTGATCTGGTGCCCTTGTGCCTTGACGAAAGCTGGTTGACGACGTGGGGGGCAGAGCTTCCGGAATTGCCCGAAGCCAAACGGCGCAGGTTTCTCGATGACTACGAACTCTCCCTCGATGACGCCCAGACCCTGACCGGTGAACGGGAATTAGCCGAGTATTTCGAGGCGGTTGTCGCCGCCGGTGCTTCGGCCAAGGCAGCTGCGAACTGGATGCTCACGGAGATGCTGCGCGAAATTCGGGAAGCCGGGCTGGCCCCCGGCGAGGTTTGTTTCAGGCCTGAACAACTGGCCGCATTGCTGGATCTGATCGAGAAGCAGACCATCAGCCGGAAGATCGCCAAAGATATTTATCCGGAAATTTTCCGGGAGGGACTGGATCCCGAGCAATATGTCCAGGACAAAGGATTGGTGCAGATTTCCGATACCAGCGCCCTGGAGGCCGTGGTCCAGGAGGTCATCGACGAAAACCCCGCCGAGGTGGAAGCCTATCAGGGCGGCAAGAAAAAACTCGTCGGCTTTTTTGTCGGCCAGGTCATGCGCAAGACGCAGGGACAGGCAAATCCCAAGCTGGTCAATGAGCTTTTGGCCAAGCGGCTGGATTCGTGA